The window TTCTCCGTTTCTAAAACATATTGGATGAATGCAAGTGGGAATACAAGTAATGCCCCAAACAAAAAGGTTTTAAAAACAACTGAGATCGGTTCTGTGCCATATTGATCTTTTAAATAAAAGTAACTTAGCAGTGCTAGACCAGGAGCAATCCCAGCAGATAATATTCCCAGCATGAACTGTCCTCATTTCATTCTGTTTCCTCCATCGTAACATGGATGACCAAGAATGAAAATCACTTCTTCGAGGATGAAGAAGTGGACTTATAAAGTGAATTATTTAATATTTTGGCTCTGCTTAAACTAGAATGTTGATTTCCATTCCAGGCGCTTTGCTTTCCGCGGGGCGGGCGGTGAGCCTCCTCGGCGCTTAAGCGCCTGTGGGGTCTCACCTGTCCCGCTGCTCCCGCAGGAGTCTTCGCGCCTTCCATTCCAATCAACATTGTGCAAAAAATCTACATTGAGCTTTAACACAGCCAAAATTTTAGTGATTTTGTTTCATTAAAATAGACCTTGCTATTTGGGTCCCATGAAACCTGCCATTTTCAATAAAGATTTCATTAGCATTATTTCCCGCAGCAATGACTCCGGCAATAAAAATGCCTGGAATATTTGTTTCCATTGTTTCAGGATTAAACACTGGTCGACCAGTTTCTTCCTCAATTTGAATTCCTATATTTTTCAAGAAATTATGGTCTGGGTGGTAACCAGTCATGGCGAAAACGTAATCATTTTGCACTACTTTTTCTTCTTTTCCAACAAAATATTTTACCTTATCTTTGGTAATTTCCTTTACTTCTGCTTGAAACTCCATCCTAATTACTCCATTACGGACTAAAGAATCAAATTCCGGCAAAATCCAAGGTTTAATACTTGGAGAATATTCTTCGCCTCGGTATACGACTGTTACGCGGGCACCAGCCTTGACTAACTCAATTGCTGCATCAACACTAGAATTTTTCCCGCCGACAATGAGCACATCTTTATCAAAATATGGATGTGCCTCCTTAAAATAGTGTGCCACTTTCGGTAAATCTTCTCCTGGTACCTTCATAAAATTTGGATGATCATAATACCCAGTAGCCACA of the Bacillus sp. 1NLA3E genome contains:
- a CDS encoding YpdA family putative bacillithiol disulfide reductase, with the protein product MQHEDVIIIGGGPCGLAAAIALKESEKNPLVIEKGNVVNSIYHYPTHQTFFSTSEKLEIGEIPFITEEYKPRRNQALSYYREVVKRKELRINSYEKVIGVTKRDDTQFCVVTDKQEYLSPYIVVATGYYDHPNFMKVPGEDLPKVAHYFKEAHPYFDKDVLIVGGKNSSVDAAIELVKAGARVTVVYRGEEYSPSIKPWILPEFDSLVRNGVIRMEFQAEVKEITKDKVKYFVGKEEKVVQNDYVFAMTGYHPDHNFLKNIGIQIEEETGRPVFNPETMETNIPGIFIAGVIAAGNNANEIFIENGRFHGTQIARSILMKQNH